The following proteins are encoded in a genomic region of Bacillus horti:
- the aspS gene encoding aspartate--tRNA ligase, which translates to MGIGRTHHCGILRKEHIGQEVQLNGWVNKRRDLGGLIFIDLRDRSGLVQIVFHPEHAQALELAEKVRNEYVLAIKGQVVARAEGTVNSKMGTGDIEVNVTEIEVINASKGLPFMIQDDIEVDESIRLKYRYLDLRRPEMQQTIMLRHKAYKVVRDFLDEHQFLEVETPFLTKSTPEGARDYLVPSRVHHGEFYALPQSPQLFKQLLMVGGFERYFQIARCFRDEDLRADRQPEFTQIDIETAFMSLEEIQSLVEQMMAELVEKTIGVKVSLPIERMSYAEAMEKYGSDKPDLRFSMELVDISELVQDSSFKVFSGAVANGGQVKAIVAKGCAHYSRKDVDQLGEYVGRYGAKGLAWLALKEGEVKGSIAKFFEGDQLEQLKKALHAEEGDLLLFVADSKSVVASALGALRLKLGKDLGLINENEYKFAWITEFPMFEYDEEAGRYVAAHHPFTMPLEEDIHLFETDPSSMRAQAYDLVLNGYELSSGSMRIYKREIQEKVFKALGLSEEEAKEKFGFLLEAFEYGTPPHGGLALGFDRIIMLLAKRTNLRETIAFPKTASATDVLTDAPGAVDDKQLKELNLQILQKEKV; encoded by the coding sequence ATGGGGATTGGGCGCACACATCATTGTGGCATACTGAGAAAAGAACATATTGGACAGGAAGTACAGCTTAACGGTTGGGTGAATAAAAGAAGAGATTTAGGCGGACTTATTTTTATCGATCTAAGAGATCGTTCAGGTCTAGTTCAAATTGTATTTCACCCGGAGCATGCACAGGCGTTAGAGTTAGCAGAAAAGGTTCGAAATGAATACGTATTGGCTATAAAAGGTCAGGTTGTCGCTCGTGCAGAAGGTACTGTGAATTCAAAAATGGGAACGGGAGACATTGAAGTTAACGTTACAGAGATTGAAGTAATTAACGCCTCTAAAGGACTTCCATTTATGATTCAGGATGACATTGAGGTTGATGAATCGATTCGTTTAAAATATCGTTATTTGGATTTAAGAAGACCAGAAATGCAACAGACGATTATGCTTCGTCATAAAGCGTACAAGGTAGTTAGAGACTTCCTAGATGAGCATCAATTTCTCGAAGTAGAAACACCATTTTTAACAAAAAGCACTCCTGAAGGGGCAAGAGATTATCTTGTACCAAGCCGCGTGCATCATGGAGAATTTTATGCACTGCCTCAATCTCCGCAATTATTTAAGCAGCTCCTTATGGTTGGTGGATTTGAACGCTACTTCCAAATTGCCCGCTGCTTTAGAGATGAGGACTTAAGAGCGGATCGCCAGCCGGAATTTACACAGATTGATATCGAAACAGCGTTTATGTCATTAGAAGAGATTCAATCCCTAGTGGAACAAATGATGGCAGAGCTGGTTGAAAAGACGATTGGAGTCAAGGTTTCTCTTCCAATAGAGCGGATGTCCTATGCAGAAGCAATGGAGAAATACGGTTCAGATAAGCCGGATTTGCGCTTTAGTATGGAGCTTGTCGATATATCTGAGCTTGTCCAGGACAGTTCCTTCAAGGTATTTAGTGGAGCAGTTGCTAACGGTGGACAGGTCAAAGCTATCGTAGCAAAAGGCTGTGCTCATTATAGCCGTAAGGATGTGGATCAACTAGGAGAATATGTTGGTCGATATGGAGCGAAGGGATTAGCTTGGCTAGCCTTAAAAGAAGGTGAAGTAAAAGGCTCCATTGCTAAGTTTTTTGAAGGAGACCAGCTTGAGCAGCTAAAGAAAGCTCTTCATGCAGAAGAAGGGGATTTACTGCTATTTGTAGCTGATTCTAAATCTGTTGTGGCAAGTGCCTTAGGAGCTTTAAGGCTGAAGCTAGGAAAAGATCTTGGGCTTATTAATGAAAATGAATATAAATTCGCTTGGATTACAGAGTTTCCTATGTTTGAGTACGATGAAGAAGCCGGCCGATATGTAGCCGCACACCATCCGTTTACAATGCCTCTAGAGGAAGATATTCATCTTTTTGAGACAGATCCTAGTTCAATGAGAGCACAAGCGTATGACTTGGTTCTTAATGGATATGAGCTAAGCAGTGGGAGCATGAGGATTTACAAGCGGGAAATTCAAGAGAAGGTTTTCAAAGCGCTTGGTCTTTCTGAGGAAGAGGCGAAGGAGAAATTTGGTTTCCTACTTGAAGCGTTTGAATATGGCACACCACCACATGGTGGTTTAGCCTTAGGCTTTGACCGGATTATCATGCTTTTAGCGAAAAGAACGAATTTACGTGAAACGATTGCGTTTCCTAAAACAGCTAGTGCTACTGATGTTCTCACAGATGCACCGGGAGCAGTGGATGATAAGCAGCTAAAAGAGTTAAACTTGCAGATTTTGCAAAAAGAAAAAGTATAA
- a CDS encoding SH3 domain-containing protein, with product MSTSIPKQPLFLASIATILLVILSFSLPSTTSAEGVFVVGVDSLNVRSGPGLNHDVIGQVKKDETHSVKKEQDNWYSIDYNGQEGWVAAWLVQFSASTGQVKQAKAIVDSLNVRSGPGTSFKLTAQIKPEQSFRVLKDDGEWVEIQLNENESGWVAKWLVDISEQDVQSATELRQKAFVQANILNVRSKPDLTSSEIIGKLNQGQELNILQITDGWYKIQWEDTEGWVASEYVSEPENGQDETQKTENDSTEEVKNEEKEKFTVSVSSLNIRSTGSLDASVVGKLNQGDIIEKQDVEGDWIQIVHQGEPGWVAAWLVESVQEKTEVGNQPKITILNNGTNLRSGPSTEHDVVKRVDQGEQFDILTTDGDWFQIALSANETAYVAGWIVSVEGTQEVPKGNRYDQLKGKTIVIDPGHGGKDGGATGSHFGTLEKVVNLQVSKILQQKFTSAGAKVVMTRTTDRFLTLQQRVDISILEKADAFLSIHHNTNTNKSISGSITYYFKNSDQKLATAIQGELVKANGMRDLNARKESFFVLRENPKPAALIEISFLSNYNDELTARKGQFQDRSADGILNGVAKYFEGL from the coding sequence ATGTCTACTTCTATTCCCAAACAGCCCTTATTCCTTGCAAGTATAGCTACTATTCTGCTTGTAATTCTGAGCTTTAGCCTACCCTCAACAACATCTGCTGAAGGTGTATTTGTTGTCGGAGTAGACTCTTTAAATGTGCGCTCAGGACCAGGGCTTAACCATGATGTGATCGGTCAAGTAAAGAAGGATGAAACTCACTCCGTAAAAAAAGAGCAAGATAATTGGTATAGTATTGATTACAATGGTCAGGAGGGCTGGGTTGCCGCTTGGCTCGTCCAATTCTCTGCTAGTACTGGACAAGTTAAACAGGCTAAAGCCATTGTTGATAGCTTAAATGTACGCTCAGGACCAGGTACTTCTTTTAAGCTTACTGCTCAAATAAAACCTGAGCAGTCCTTCCGGGTGCTTAAGGATGATGGAGAATGGGTGGAGATCCAGCTGAATGAAAACGAAAGTGGTTGGGTAGCGAAATGGCTAGTCGATATTTCAGAGCAAGATGTGCAAAGTGCCACAGAGCTAAGACAAAAAGCTTTTGTTCAAGCAAATATTTTAAACGTACGCTCTAAACCAGATTTAACTTCGTCAGAAATTATTGGTAAATTAAATCAAGGGCAGGAATTAAATATCCTTCAAATTACTGATGGATGGTATAAAATTCAGTGGGAAGACACAGAAGGCTGGGTGGCCAGCGAATATGTGAGTGAGCCGGAAAATGGGCAAGATGAAACACAAAAAACGGAAAATGATTCCACTGAAGAAGTAAAGAACGAGGAAAAAGAAAAGTTTACTGTAAGTGTTTCTAGCTTGAATATCCGTTCTACAGGCTCCCTGGATGCCAGCGTTGTGGGGAAGCTTAATCAAGGCGATATCATAGAAAAGCAAGACGTAGAGGGGGACTGGATTCAAATCGTTCACCAGGGTGAGCCAGGTTGGGTTGCTGCTTGGCTGGTTGAGAGTGTCCAAGAGAAAACAGAAGTTGGTAACCAGCCGAAGATAACCATCCTTAATAATGGGACAAATCTACGTTCTGGACCTAGTACAGAGCATGATGTAGTAAAGAGAGTTGATCAAGGCGAACAATTTGATATACTTACTACAGATGGAGATTGGTTTCAAATTGCCCTAAGTGCTAACGAAACAGCGTATGTTGCAGGATGGATTGTTTCTGTAGAAGGAACTCAAGAGGTTCCAAAAGGAAATCGTTACGATCAACTTAAAGGAAAAACAATTGTCATTGATCCAGGGCATGGTGGAAAAGATGGCGGAGCCACTGGCTCGCATTTTGGTACTCTAGAAAAAGTAGTCAACCTACAGGTATCTAAAATTCTTCAGCAAAAGTTTACATCTGCTGGTGCCAAAGTGGTCATGACACGTACTACAGATCGTTTCTTAACCTTACAGCAGCGAGTGGATATAAGTATCTTAGAAAAAGCAGATGCCTTTTTAAGCATTCACCATAACACAAATACGAACAAGTCCATCAGTGGCTCCATCACGTACTATTTTAAAAATAGTGATCAAAAATTAGCGACAGCCATTCAAGGAGAGTTAGTCAAAGCGAATGGAATGAGAGATCTAAATGCGAGAAAAGAAAGCTTTTTCGTATTAAGAGAAAACCCTAAACCTGCGGCTTTAATCGAAATATCGTTTTTAAGTAATTATAACGATGAGCTGACAGCCAGAAAGGGACAATTTCAAGATCGTTCTGCAGACGGAATCTTAAATGGAGTGGCCAAATATTTTGAAGGTCTGTAA
- the dtd gene encoding D-aminoacyl-tRNA deacylase, with amino-acid sequence MKIVVQRSKQASVTVEEQITGQISYGYVLLVGVTHADTMEDVTYLADKVANLRIFEDDEGKMNRSLLDVGGEVLSISQFTLYGDCRKGRRPSFVEAAKPDYAKELYEAFNNKLEELGIHVQTGIFGAHMEVELVNSGPVTILLESPTRS; translated from the coding sequence ATGAAAATTGTTGTTCAAAGAAGCAAACAAGCTAGTGTTACAGTAGAAGAGCAAATAACCGGTCAAATCTCATATGGCTATGTCCTATTAGTAGGTGTCACTCATGCAGATACAATGGAGGATGTAACATATTTAGCGGATAAAGTAGCGAACTTAAGGATATTTGAGGATGATGAAGGAAAGATGAACCGTTCCTTGCTTGATGTGGGAGGAGAGGTTTTATCTATATCTCAGTTTACGTTGTATGGTGATTGTCGCAAAGGACGTCGTCCAAGCTTTGTGGAAGCGGCAAAGCCTGATTATGCTAAGGAGTTATATGAAGCATTTAATAATAAGCTTGAGGAATTAGGTATTCATGTACAAACTGGTATTTTCGGGGCGCATATGGAAGTAGAATTGGTCAATTCTGGCCCCGTAACGATTCTTCTAGAGAGCCCAACTCGCTCATAA
- the hisS gene encoding histidine--tRNA ligase, whose product MEFKLPRGTTDILPEEVAIWQYIEGEIKELCHRFNYLELRTPMFEHTELFRRGVGETTDVVEKEMYTFLDKGDRSLTLRPEGTAGLVRSYVENKMHGLPQQPVKLYYVGPMFRYERPQAGRNRQFTQFGVEAIGAKDASIDAEVIAMAMEFYKKLGLQGMRLEINSVGCPTCRPKHKEALIAHLKDRRDELPEEDRSRLERNPLRVLDSKHPVTQELTKGAPSILDYLCDDCGEHFEQLQSYLTAMSIPFHVNPRMVRGLDYYTQTAFEIIIEGFGAIGTVCGGGRYNGLVQQIGGENVPGIGFGLGIERVILALKTQKVDIPIKSSIDCYLVALGDEAKAKGVSLVQEWRLAGLSVDQDYLSRNMKPQLKSADRLQATFVAILGSNELEQEIVVLKRMDTGEQIELAYAEALDRMLKEIKKED is encoded by the coding sequence ATGGAGTTTAAACTGCCAAGAGGAACAACGGATATCTTACCTGAAGAGGTTGCTATCTGGCAATATATTGAGGGTGAAATTAAAGAGCTTTGTCATAGGTTTAATTATTTGGAGCTACGGACACCGATGTTTGAGCATACGGAATTATTTCGTAGAGGTGTTGGTGAAACGACTGATGTGGTTGAGAAAGAAATGTATACATTTCTTGATAAGGGTGACCGCAGCCTTACTTTAAGGCCAGAAGGAACAGCAGGTTTGGTCCGCTCCTATGTTGAGAATAAAATGCACGGGCTACCTCAACAGCCAGTCAAGCTGTATTATGTCGGCCCAATGTTTCGCTATGAGCGTCCACAAGCAGGGCGTAATCGTCAATTCACTCAATTTGGGGTGGAGGCGATTGGAGCAAAGGATGCTAGTATTGACGCAGAAGTTATTGCGATGGCTATGGAGTTCTATAAAAAGCTTGGCTTACAAGGAATGCGTTTGGAAATCAACAGTGTAGGCTGTCCAACCTGTCGTCCAAAGCATAAAGAAGCGTTAATCGCTCATTTAAAGGACAGACGGGATGAGCTGCCAGAAGAGGATCGCTCAAGACTAGAGCGCAACCCCTTAAGAGTCTTGGACAGTAAACACCCTGTCACACAAGAATTAACAAAGGGTGCACCATCTATCCTAGATTATCTTTGTGATGATTGTGGAGAGCACTTTGAGCAGCTACAGAGTTATTTAACAGCTATGAGTATCCCTTTTCATGTGAATCCTAGAATGGTTCGAGGCTTAGATTACTACACTCAAACAGCCTTTGAAATCATTATTGAAGGATTTGGGGCTATTGGTACGGTTTGTGGGGGAGGACGCTATAACGGACTCGTTCAACAAATTGGTGGAGAAAATGTACCGGGTATAGGGTTTGGTCTTGGAATTGAACGCGTCATCCTAGCATTAAAAACACAAAAGGTTGATATACCTATTAAGTCCTCCATCGACTGCTACCTCGTAGCATTAGGGGATGAAGCTAAAGCGAAGGGAGTCTCTTTAGTCCAGGAATGGAGATTAGCGGGCTTAAGTGTAGATCAGGACTACCTTTCTAGAAATATGAAGCCTCAGCTTAAATCAGCGGATCGCTTACAGGCAACATTTGTTGCTATTTTAGGCTCAAACGAGCTAGAGCAAGAAATCGTTGTTCTGAAAAGAATGGATACAGGTGAACAAATAGAGCTAGCGTACGCTGAAGCGTTAGATAGAATGCTTAAAGAGATAAAAAAGGAGGACTAA
- a CDS encoding adenine phosphoribosyltransferase, with translation MDFKQKIRVVQDFPKEGIRFKDITTLMKDGEAYKLAISNIADLVTGLDVDVIVGPEARGFVIGAPLAIHLGKGFVPVRKSGKLPGEIVESAYDLEYGKDTLAIHKDAIEPGQKVLIADDLLATGGTIATTIDLIEKLGGIVVGCVFLIELTYLDGRDKINGDYPVHSLVKY, from the coding sequence ATGGATTTTAAACAAAAGATAAGAGTGGTGCAGGATTTCCCGAAGGAAGGGATTCGATTTAAAGATATTACAACACTAATGAAGGATGGAGAAGCGTATAAGCTTGCTATATCTAACATTGCTGATCTTGTTACCGGCCTTGATGTCGATGTAATTGTAGGACCGGAAGCTCGTGGCTTTGTCATTGGTGCTCCTCTTGCCATTCATCTTGGAAAAGGCTTTGTTCCTGTACGTAAATCAGGGAAGCTACCAGGAGAAATTGTTGAAAGTGCCTATGATTTGGAGTATGGTAAGGATACCTTAGCCATACATAAGGATGCAATTGAACCAGGGCAAAAGGTATTAATTGCTGATGATCTTCTTGCTACTGGCGGAACTATAGCGACGACTATTGACCTTATCGAAAAATTGGGTGGAATTGTAGTTGGATGTGTATTCTTAATTGAACTGACCTACTTAGACGGAAGAGATAAAATTAACGGAGACTATCCAGTTCATTCTCTAGTAAAATACTAG
- a CDS encoding RelA/SpoT family protein: MTIEDLLKKVKAYLPEQEVEYIEKSYHFAEKAHEGQYRKSGEAYIAHPIEVAGILVNLQMDSVTIAAAFLHDVIEDTDITKEDIVQEFGQEVALLVEGVTKLKKIKYKSHAEQLAENHRKMLVAMAKDIRVMLIKLADRLHNMRTLKFQSEEKQRLKAEETLEIFAPLAHRLGISTIKWELEDISLRYLNPQQYYRIVQLMKQKRAEREEYIDTVREIIREKIGEHHITADISGRPKHIYSIYRKMYKQKKDFDEIYDLMAIRILVKDIRDCYAVLGIIHTCWKPMPGRFKDYIAMPKPNMYQSLHTTVINKGEPLEVQIRTEDMHRTAEYGVAAHWAYKEGKESSTKNTFDNKLTWFKDILESQQDANDAQEFMESLKMDLFSDLVFVFTPKGDVYELPAGSVPIDFAYRVHTEVGNRCVGAKVNGRIVTLDHVLKTGDIIEILTSKHSYGPSRDWIKIAKSSHAKSKIKQFFKKEKREESIIKGKELVELELKKQGYDLKKVLTEENIQHVAGKFNFTGEDDMFAAVGYSGITAAQISTRLLDKIRKEKQEEEPVQIPEIKPTTKRRKLDHGVRVKGVDNLLVRFSRCCNPVPGDEIVGFVTRGRGVSVHRASCPNLKTEDAEHRILPVEWEGAADQSYNVDIEITGMDRRGLLNEVLQAVTETKTNMLAVSGRADKHKIAHISMTVSIQNVDHLHKVVDKIKRLKDIFSVQRVMQ; this comes from the coding sequence ATGACTATTGAAGATTTACTGAAAAAAGTGAAAGCATACCTTCCAGAGCAGGAAGTCGAGTATATCGAAAAATCATATCATTTTGCGGAAAAGGCTCATGAGGGACAGTACCGCAAATCAGGAGAGGCGTATATCGCACATCCCATTGAGGTAGCTGGCATTCTAGTTAACCTGCAAATGGATAGTGTGACGATTGCGGCTGCTTTTTTGCATGATGTCATTGAAGACACGGATATTACCAAAGAGGATATTGTGCAGGAGTTTGGGCAAGAGGTGGCTCTTCTCGTTGAAGGAGTAACAAAGCTAAAGAAAATTAAATACAAATCTCACGCTGAGCAGCTAGCCGAAAATCATAGAAAAATGCTTGTAGCTATGGCTAAAGATATTAGAGTTATGCTAATTAAGCTAGCGGATCGACTGCATAATATGAGAACGTTAAAGTTTCAATCGGAGGAAAAGCAGCGTTTGAAGGCTGAGGAGACGTTAGAAATCTTTGCCCCGTTAGCTCATCGTTTGGGTATTTCTACAATTAAATGGGAGCTCGAGGATATCTCATTACGCTATCTGAATCCCCAGCAATATTACCGCATCGTTCAGCTTATGAAGCAGAAAAGAGCAGAACGTGAAGAATATATTGATACGGTAAGAGAAATTATTCGAGAAAAAATTGGTGAGCATCATATTACCGCAGATATTTCCGGTCGTCCCAAGCATATCTATAGTATCTACAGAAAAATGTACAAGCAAAAAAAGGATTTTGATGAGATATATGATCTAATGGCTATCCGAATCTTGGTTAAAGATATTAGAGATTGCTACGCCGTTTTAGGGATTATCCATACGTGCTGGAAGCCAATGCCTGGTCGTTTTAAGGACTATATTGCTATGCCTAAGCCAAACATGTATCAATCCCTTCATACGACCGTAATCAACAAGGGAGAGCCTCTAGAGGTACAAATTAGAACAGAGGACATGCATCGTACAGCAGAATACGGGGTAGCGGCTCATTGGGCATATAAAGAAGGGAAAGAGAGCAGCACCAAAAATACGTTTGACAACAAGCTAACATGGTTTAAAGATATTTTAGAATCCCAGCAGGATGCCAACGACGCTCAGGAATTTATGGAATCACTAAAAATGGACCTTTTCTCTGATCTGGTCTTTGTTTTTACGCCTAAGGGAGATGTTTATGAGCTTCCAGCGGGCTCTGTTCCTATTGATTTCGCCTATCGCGTGCATACAGAAGTAGGAAACCGTTGTGTTGGAGCTAAGGTTAATGGGAGAATTGTAACCCTTGATCACGTTTTGAAAACGGGCGATATCATCGAAATTTTAACGTCAAAGCACAGCTATGGGCCAAGTAGAGACTGGATTAAAATTGCTAAATCCTCTCATGCAAAAAGCAAAATTAAGCAGTTTTTCAAGAAGGAGAAGCGTGAGGAGAGTATTATAAAAGGAAAAGAGCTAGTTGAGCTAGAGCTGAAGAAGCAGGGCTACGATTTGAAAAAAGTCCTAACCGAAGAAAATATCCAGCATGTGGCTGGAAAGTTCAACTTTACTGGTGAGGATGATATGTTTGCAGCCGTTGGCTATAGCGGAATCACAGCGGCTCAAATTTCCACTCGCTTACTCGATAAAATTCGGAAGGAGAAGCAGGAGGAGGAGCCTGTTCAAATTCCAGAAATTAAACCTACAACAAAACGAAGGAAATTGGATCACGGGGTAAGGGTAAAAGGCGTAGATAACTTACTTGTACGTTTTTCACGTTGCTGTAATCCAGTTCCTGGAGATGAGATTGTTGGATTCGTCACTCGTGGACGAGGTGTTTCCGTGCACAGAGCAAGCTGTCCCAATCTAAAAACAGAGGATGCTGAGCATCGTATTTTACCTGTGGAATGGGAAGGGGCAGCGGATCAAAGCTATAATGTGGATATTGAGATTACAGGGATGGATCGCAGAGGGCTATTGAATGAGGTGCTTCAGGCGGTAACAGAAACAAAAACAAATATGCTTGCCGTATCTGGTAGAGCTGACAAGCATAAGATTGCCCATATCTCCATGACGGTTTCGATCCAAAACGTAGACCATCTGCATAAAGTGGTAGATAAAATCAAACGACTAAAAGATATATTTTCAGTACAGCGGGTCATGCAATAA